TGAGTTTGAGTCTGAGGTTGGGCTATTTGGGATTGATCGAGCACCTGGAGTGGCGGCCCACCAAAAACCCCAGAATAGAATAAAGGGTCTGCAAGGTCCTCGTTGGCCGCGTAATTTCCTTGACCTTGTCCCCTCGCATCCAAGGGCGTAGGTGGCGTGAAGGGGATCCCTTGTGCGCTTTTCAAACCAGAGGATCTGGGGCCACTAGGGGTGCGGTAGTGACCTGGGAAAGATCGGTGTCGCTCGAGTTGGCTTGAAGAGTTATTGCCCCCGCCAGAAACATTGCCTTCTACCATCACATTGCATCGGGAGTGAGCCATGGAGGTAGCATGCGGCATGCTCACAGCCATGAGTTCAGGTTGGCCCGTCAACAACAGCGGGCTGTCCAGGTTCGTACCTTTAGTTTCAGAGACCATTTGATCCCACACCTCATCAGATGGCATTTCATTGACGTCAGCACGATTAAAAGTCGTGTAAGACCTTGAGCCAGTAGGGTCCGTGGCAGGACGATAGGACTGCGACTTCAAAGACATGAAATTATGCAAGGCCGGAAAGGTACCTTGTCCAGTCGAAGGAGTGTGAATGCTCGATGTGATAGGAGATCCAGCGTCGTCTTTCGAAGCCAAAAGACTTTTGGCTGATTGAGTGGTAGGTGTCTCTGGTTGCCAACGGACTGTATTGGGCCTTGTAATGACAGAAAGAGCGGATAGCGACCGTTGCCGGCCATGGTTTTGAGACGCTAGTGGAGATTCGTGTTGGGTGGGCAAGCTCAAGGGGAGCGTGGCGGGAGCTTGAATATCATGATGGGTAGCACTTCCGGACGCTGGGGTAAAGAAAGCCGTCGACAAAGATGCAGGGATCCGGGAAGGAGAATGTGTAGTCGAACCGACTGATACGTTAGACGCCGATCCCTTTCAGTCAAACGTCAGCCGCGTCCAAACGTTGTTGTAAAGTCTTGGTGAAACTCACTATGTTGCCTGACTTGGGGTTATCCAAACTGATCTTGCTCATCCGTCTCTCCAAAGCCCACTTATCATAAAATGTAGCTAGCCCCTCCTTCATACTTTCCATCTCCGCATCGCCTAGTCCAAGACGCTCCTTGAACTGTTTGACATCGGGTAGTTCAGACTGACACAGGGAAAGAATCATAGTTGATGCAAAATAACTGGCCTCTACTGAAGCAGGTGAGGATTGAAGATCATGAGCTGGGACAGCTGTGCTACTCCGGCGATACTCATCTGGTAATGTTGGGACTGGAGGGGGTGTTGGAGAACGAGAGGACGCAGTCTTGTTTGCTTCCCCGGCCAACACAAAACCATCAGATTGGGCTCTATGAGGTTTTGGTcgctccttcttcacctgTTCGATGAAGTTCAATCCTGCACCGAAGACGTTGTCGGCAGATTGTCTAAACGACTCTGGCTTGGGCTCTGATTTGCGCCGCTTGTAGGGAGGACTGGGGCCTGCCGCTTTATCCCCTTGGAGCACTGGCAGGCCAGTAGAAGAAACCCCCATTGGGATACTGTTAGTAGGTATGCTGCCAGACGACGCACGTGCAATGCGTGAACCACGACTCGCGTTACCTGTTAGTTCCGAACCGGGATAACCACCGACTACCATACCATCGATGCTATAACCGGTACCAGGGGTGGAAATGGCAGGAGaaaaaagagtgtttgGAGAAGATTCACCGGACACGGACGTCGAGCCGGCAGATAAAGTCAAAGGATGGGTAGGCGAGATGGAAAAATATGAGCCGGTGGCTAAAGAAGCGTAATTAGATGATTCGGGAGAGGGCATATTCATATTCAAAGTCTTAGAGGCATTAGATGAAAGATGCGCGGGAGTGCCCTTCGTACAATTCAttgcagcagcagcggccTGAACAGATTAGCGCAGGAAATATAGCAGAAGCAAACTCGCTTACCTCTCGAGCTTTCTTATCTCTTTCTCGCTTCCTTCGCTgcctctctcttcccttttccctcATCCTGGCTTGCTTTTCCGCCATAATCTCTGCTTGTCGTATCTCCTCCGCCTGCCTTTCTGATCCGCTGAAACCGTCTTCTCTTGTGTCCGGTTCTGGCGACCTCGGGCGACTCCTCGA
This DNA window, taken from Cryptococcus gattii WM276 chromosome C, complete sequence, encodes the following:
- a CDS encoding uncharacterized protein (Similar to SGTC gene model, INSD accession EAL22083.1); its protein translation is MFPLEHYPPPPNMRGTEQNVSQQDCPATTYMPSQLTTHVHAQYQPLMHIPQHQATHPSSPEDCSRLPSFQVTQPTPTKGRKFRRSNTNASTSGESVFVGSPTWQTGLLPSPVERGSGTFEVSIEPLSTLAPAVSGSRSRPRSPEPDTREDGFSGSERQAEEIRQAEIMAEKQARMREKGRERQRRKRERDKKAREAAAAAMNCTKGTPAHLSSNASKTLNMNMPSPESSNYASLATGSYFSISPTHPLTLSAGSTSVSGESSPNTLFSPAISTPGTGYSIDGMVVGGYPGSELTGNASRGSRIARASSGSIPTNSIPMGVSSTGLPVLQGDKAAGPSPPYKRRKSEPKPESFRQSADNVFGAGLNFIEQVKKERPKPHRAQSDGFVLAGEANKTASSRSPTPPPVPTLPDEYRRSSTAVPAHDLQSSPASVEASYFASTMILSLCQSELPDVKQFKERLGLGDAEMESMKEGLATFYDKWALERRMSKISLDNPKSGNIGSASNVSVGSTTHSPSRIPASLSTAFFTPASGSATHHDIQAPATLPLSLPTQHESPLASQNHGRQRSLSALSVITRPNTVRWQPETPTTQSAKSLLASKDDAGSPITSSIHTPSTGQGTFPALHNFMSLKSQSYRPATDPTGSRSYTTFNRADVNEMPSDEVWDQMVSETKGTNLDSPLLLTGQPELMAVSMPHATSMAHSRCNVMVEGNVSGGGNNSSSQLERHRSFPGHYRTPSGPRSSGLKSAQGIPFTPPTPLDARGQGQGNYAANEDLADPLFYSGVFGGPPLQVLDQSQIAQPQTQTHSQDLLQQPQTLFNYLPVSDFSLPPLLSSRSQTPQASFPQPQAENR